A genomic segment from Gossypium hirsutum isolate 1008001.06 chromosome D04, Gossypium_hirsutum_v2.1, whole genome shotgun sequence encodes:
- the LOC107926013 gene encoding receptor-like protein 9b produces MKQYSFGLLLKHDPCMATLHGHLGCCMGVDFNNKFRASFPGWLLVNNADLEILKLRNNFLFGEFQLPPFAMTNAVMVDVSGNQIHDLPENIGKILPHMEYLDLSGNAFEQDLLPSIGDMKILQVLDLSYNNFSREIPKELTVGCNDLRVLMLSGNKLHGQIFPMLYNLTQLRVLQLRNNYFSGNLSNVKAKGRVLGNLALLDIGYNFMTGNIGSWIGNVTYLDILVMRNNYLEGQFQCEGISRSVYYLDLSHNLLSAPLPSCPRLQHLYLQGNKYSVSISEVFLNTSQLLVLNLRDNNLSGSIPGIIGLLTSLKVLLLSQNLLSGLIPEELCELKQISMMDLSLNSFSGSIPPCFQGIRFGKIEPRYLDLDISHEKVSNEWDYTTYFRNGTLKKDYVLHSTAEQSVTNVEVDFLTKHRSNTYKGGILNFMSGLDLSCNKLSGRIPYEVGNLAWIHALNLSYNQLTGPIPKSFSNLTQIESLDLSHNMLSGEIPSLLINLYFLEVFSVAYNNLSGRIPDMKAQFGIFDRSSYEGNQFLCGQPLNQNCSIVSPHPLIKFVDQSKEKWYGIDPVLFSVTFSTTYIIFFLTSIIILYLNPYWRRRWFNFFENRIYYPAYDFISSIVHKACAKLCW; encoded by the coding sequence ATGAAACAATACAGTTTCGGTTTGCTGTTAAAGCACGATCCCTGCATGGCCACTTTGCATGGTCACCTTGGCTGCTGCATGGGAGTTGACTTCAACAACAAGTTTCGTGCAAGTTTTCCTGGTTGGTTGCTTGTAAACAATGCCgaccttgaaattctaaaactaaGGAACAACTTTTTGTTCGGGGAGTTTCAGTTACCACCATTCGCTATGACCAACGCAGTTATGGTGGATGTATCAGGCAATCAAATTCACGATCTTCCGGAGAATATTGGGAAAATCCTTCCACACATGGAGTATCTAGATTTATCAGGAAACGCTTTTGAGCAAGATCTGCTACCCTCCATTGGTGACATGAAAATTTTGCAAGTACTGGATTTATCTTACAATAATTTCTCTAGAGAAATCCCCAAAGAACTAACTGTCGGCTGCAATGATTTGCGCGTTCTAATGTTATCCGGTAACAAACTTCATGGACAGATTTTTCCGATGCTCTACAACTTGACTCAATTACGTGTGTTGCAATTAAGGAACAATTACTTCAGTGGGAATCTGTCAAATGTGAAAGCAAAAGGAAGGGTACTTGGCAACCTGGCGCTATTGGACATTGGTTACAACTTTATGACAGGGAATATTGGTAGCTGGATAGGTAATGTGACGTATCTGGATATACTTGTGATGCGGAACAATTATTTGGAGGGTCAGTTCCAATGTGAAGGCATTTCGCGTTCTGTGTATTATTTAGACCTTTCTCATAATCTCCTTTCTGCTCCACTCCCCTCATGCCCTCGTTTACAGCACTTATACTTACAGGGGAACAAATATAGTGTATCAATATCAGAAGTTTTTCTCAACACTTCACAGCTTTTGGTATTAAACCTCCGGGATAACAATCTTTCAGGGAGCATCCCTGGTATTATTGGCTTGTTGACTAGCTTGAAAGTTCTTTTATTGAGTCAAAATCTTCTAAGTGGTCTGATTCCAGAAGAACTATGTGAATTGAAACAAATAAGCATGATGGATCTCTCCCTCAACTCCTTCTCCGGGTCAATTCCCCCCTGTTTCCAGGGTATCAGGTTCGGAAAGATTGAGCCTCGCTATTTGGATTTGGACATTTCACATGAAAAAGTTTCTAACGAATGGGATTATACTACATATTTTAGAAATGGAACTTTGAAGAAGGATTATGTGCTTCACAGCACTGCCGAACAATCTGTCACAAATGTGGAAGTTGACTTCTTGACAAAACATAGATCCAACACCTATAAAGGTGGCATTCTTAATTTCATGTCGGGATTGGATTTGTCATGTAACAAACTATCCGGTAGGATCCCGTACGAGGTTGGAAATCTAGCCTGGATTCACGCACTAAACTTATCCTACAATCAATTGACGGGACCAATCCCGAAATCTTTCTCAAATCTCACCCAAATTGAAAGCTTAGACCTTTCACACAATATGTTGAGTGGAGAAATCCCTTCATTACTGATCAATCTCTATTTCCTCGAAGTGTTCAGTGTGGCATACAACAACTTATCAGGTAGAATTCCAGATATGAAAGCTCAGTTTGGGATATTTGATAGAAGCAGTTACGAAGGAAATCAATTTCTTTGTGGACAGCCCTTGAACCAGAACTGTAGCATCGTGTCACCGCATCCCCTGATAAAATTCGTAGATCAAAGTAAggagaaatggtatggtattGATCCTGTGCTCTTCTCCGTAACATTTAGCACCACATACATCATTTTCTTTCTTACTTCCATAATTATTCTCTATCTGAATCCTTACTGGCGAAGAAGATGGTTTAATTTCTTTGAAAATCGTATATATTATCCTGCTTATGATTTCATTTCCAGTATTGTACACAAGGCTTGTGCTAAACTGTGTTGGTAG
- the LOC121216082 gene encoding receptor like protein 21, whose product MSPKFMMLILLAMILALQFQVLKSCVEEERVGLLQFKEFVESEGYDADHLFPSWSGDPLSDCCSWERVTCNSSTGRVIQLSLNNTRKYRRCSYDSNCGNNMGGVIFDNWEGEFQRPRETIPVQDSRNLSKLKELKYLYLSWNAMNKDSMKFLGSLPSLVYLDLSLNHLEGPLSSVELENLKNLKVLNLYRNYLNGTLPIQELMGFSNLEILDLSYNNLEGSIPPNIGNLSSLKAFSVARNLLAASLPSGLCQLKRLQELDLSQNYFEGILPPCLSNLTFIGLLDVSDNNFSGTLSASLIHSLTFSWYLDFSYNHFEGSFSLSSFKTHSKLEVLQFASNNGKLQIDTENPPGWFPSFQLKVLALSNCSLNNHTNSIPNFLRHQFHLQIVDLSHNKCWCKR is encoded by the exons ATGAGTCCCAAGTTCATGATGTTGATCCTACTGGCTATGATCCTTGCATTACAATTCCAAGTGCTGAAAAGCTGTGTGGAAGAGGAGAGGGTAGGTCTGTTACAATTCAAGGAATTTGTTGAATCGGAAGGCTACGATGCGGACCATCTCTTCCCTTCATGGAGCGGTGATCCACTCAGCGACTGCTGTAGTTGGGAGAGAGTCACCTGCAACTCTTCCACCGGTCGTGTCATCCAACTCTCCCTCAACAACACTAGGAAATATAGACGGTGTAGTTACGACTCTAATTG TGGCAATAACATGGGAGGAGTAATATTTGATAACTGGGAAGGAGAATTCCAACGCCCACGAGAAACTATTCCTGTCCAAG ATTCTAGAAATCTGTCTAAGCTTAAGGAGCTGAAGTACCTATATCTGAGCTGGAATGCCATGAATAAGGACAGTATGAAGTTCTTGGGCTCACTTCCGTCCCTCGTCTACCTCGACCTATCGCTCAACCACTTGGAAGGTCCTCTTTCTAGCGTAG AATTAGAGAATCTAAAAAACTTGAAGGTGCTTAATTTGTACCGGAATTACCTCAATGGAACTCTGCCAATCCAAG AGTTGATGGGGTTCAGTAATTTGGAGATATTAGATTTGAGCTACAATAACTTGGAAGGTTCCATCCCTCCAAATATAGGGAATCTATCCTCCCTTAAGGCATTTTCCGTTGCTCGGAATTTACTTGCTGCTTCTTTGCCCTCAG GTCTGTGCCAACTGAAGAGACTACAAGAGTTGGATCTTAGCCAAAACTACTTTGAAGGAATCCTTCCCCCTTGTCTATCCAATTTAACGTTTATTGGGTTGTTGGATGTCTCAGATAACAATTTTAGTGGAACCCTTTCAGCGTCTTTGATACACAGCCTAACATTTTCTTGGTATCTTGATTTTAGTTACAACCATTTTGAGGGTTCATTCTCACTAAGCTCCTTCAAAACTCACTCCAAGCTTGAGGTACTCCAATTCGCAAGCAACAATGGTAAATTGCAGATTGATACTGAGAATCCTCCAGGGTGGTTTCCCTCGTTCCAATTGAAGGTTTTGGCACTATCTAACTGTAGTCTCAACAATCATACCAACAGCATTCCTAATTTTCTTCGCCACCAGTTCCACCTGCAGATAGTTGATCTTTCTCACAACAAGTGTTGGTGCAAGAGATAA